The genomic region AAGAGTAATGTTTTCCCCAATAATACCAATAGATTGCTTAATAAGCTCACTTACTGTCTTATCTTGATCTTTTACAAAAGGCTGTTCTAACAAACATACGTCACTAAAATACTTCTTTATTTTGCCTTCAACTATTTTATCAGCCATAGCTTCTGGCTTGCCTTCGGTAATGACTTGAGTCCGAAGTATTTCTTTCTCTTTTTCAACCACTTCCGGCGGAACATCATCAATAGATAAATATAATGGGTTGGCTGCTGCAACGTGCATGGCAATATCTTTTGCCAACGCTCTAAAGTTATCGTTTCGCGCTACGAAATCAGTTTCACAGTTCAGTTGAACTAATACACCGATAGATCCATTCATATGAATATAGGATTCGATAACGCCATTCTTTACTTCTCTACCGGATCTCTTTGACGCTGCTGCAAGACCTTTCGTTCTAAGTATCTCCCCTGCTTTCTCCATGTCCCCATTTGCTTCAGAAAGGGCTTGTTTGCAATCCATCATACCTGCGCCGGTTTTATCTCTTAGCTCTTTAACATCAGAACTTGTAATAACCATAAGTTTTCATCTCCTTAATTAAAATCACATTATATGTGCGGGGAAATTATTACCCTTCGATTTCAACACTTTTGATTTCAGATTCAACTTTAGAATCAATTGCACCAGCGCTCTCTTTTTGCGCTTTGGCTTCCATCTGGCTTAGCAATGCTTCATCACTCTGTCCGGCAGATACTAATACCTTCTTACCCTCTAATACTGCGTCAGCAATGATTGATGCTAATAGTTTCACAGCCCTTATTGCGTCATCGTTTGCAGGAATCGGATGAGTTATTTCATCAGGATCACAGTTAGTATCAACAACCCCGACAATTGGAATATTAAGTCTATTTGCTTCGTCAACGGCAATTTGCTCTTTCTTTGTATCAACAATAAAAACTACAGCAGGTAATCTGGTCATTTCTTTAATTCCGCCTAAATTAGTCTGCAATTTAGTCGTCACCTTGGTTAAGTGAGCGACTTCTTTACGAGGTCTATTATTAATACTTCCATCAGCGATCATTGCCTCTATGCTTCTCAATTTTCCGATACTTTTTCTGATGGTATTAAAATTAGTCAACATCCCACCCAGCCATCGTTGATTAACGTAATACATATTGCAGCGCCCTGCTTCTTCTCTTATCGCATCCTGTGCTTGTTTTTTTGTTCCTACAAATAACACTTTCCCTCCGGCTGCTACAGCATCTCTTACGACCACAAAAGCGTCATTGATATGCTTCATAGTTTTCTGGAGATCAATAACGTGAATATCATTTCTTTCCGTAAAAATATATCGTTTCATCTTCGGATTCCAGCGTTTTGCTTGATGTCCGAAATGAACCCCGGCTTCCAATAATTGTCTCATTGTTGTTACTGCCATAAAAATCCTCCTAAGGTTATTTCCTCCACGTATGTCTTCTTTTGTCAGGCTATATCACCTTTCTGACAAAATCGATACGTGTGTGAATTAGGACATTATAAACAATGTCCGAGTGAATACTATATCACTTTGCAAATAACTACGTCAATAGTTAGCGCGCTGCGCGTTACAGCAAAATATTGACTTTTATCGACTCTATAAACATATATTATATTAATAAAAAGAATCATATTACATTACACAATAATGATCTATATATAGATTAAAAACATATTCATAATAATAAAAGGAAGGACAATTGAGACAAAAAAACCCCATCATTCCAATTCGTCATTTAGTAGTAGTTTGATATAATTTCTATTGAATAAGTTAACTTTTTTTTAACAAGCACTTTACAAAGCATTTATTTTTCATATAAGATAGAAGTAAAATCTCTCTATCCCAAGCATAAAAAGGAAGGAGGCAAACAGAATATATTTCAGCAATTCCAAGGATTATAATTTATTATTTGCTTGTATATTGAGTAAAAAAACATAAAACAGATAGTGATTATATTTAAATAATAATTTAGAACAATCAAAAAAAACCACAAGAATGCAAGTATTTTTAAATATAGTTGATATAATAATTTAAGAATTGAATTAATAATCAGATCATTTAGGAAGGAGGGGTTTAGGGAAACAACAGAACTAGTTAATTGTTTTTTTAAGTCAAGGTTCAATTTAAGGTCACTTTAAGGTTCAAAAAATAAAGATATAAAACTAGGAGGTCACATTTAATGAAAAAGACAGGAATTATAACATTAGCATTAGGATTAGTATTCACAGCATCAGCTTTCGCTGCTGACATCACAGCAAGCGGAGTATTAGTACAATCACTTCAGGTAGGCAGCAAACGACAAGCTGCAGTTGCTGACACATACGGCTTTGGCAAAAGCAGACTTACATTAAATTTGAAAGCTGACGACAAAGTATCTGTTACTTATATCGGCAAACTCGAGTCGAATTTATCTATGGACTATATCTATGCTGATATCCTCACCGACCTCGGCAAGGTAAGAGCTGGTGTAATATATGATCAGATCGCTAACTTCGGTGGCGGCATTTACCAGACCAACACATTTTTAGCAAATACCACAACAAAAGAAAAAGGGCTTGCACTCTATACAAAACTAGCAAATGTAAACATTGGCATATTCAACATACTTGCTCCGATAGAAGCACAAACAACAAGAGTATACGGCGCAAAACTTGATACAACAATGGATGCGTTATATTTAGGTGCAGTAGTAAAAAGCGCAGCAACAAAGAACAAACTTGGGCTTGCCGCAGAAGTAGAAGCTTCATACAAAATTGGAGCTGGCAAGATCTCTGCCCAATACTACACTGATTTAAACAATAACTCAGCGGTATTGTTTCAAGGCGAAGCTAAAAAACAAGCGTTCTTAGGTCTTTATGGCGAATACAACTTGGCTTCATTAATCGGTTATGGCGTTGGAGTATATGCAGATTATGTTGGCGCAGCAAATACTGATACCGTATCTCCATGGGCTCAATCACAATCAAAAATTGGAGCTAAATATTCAGTTAATCCAAAAGCCACAGTATATTATGAATTAGTTTCAACAAAATTTAAAAACGTAGATGCCGTAGGCACTTCAGGCTTAGGTTTACAAATTAATTTCTAAAACTTATTAAGTTCTTAGATACACCCGAGAGGCAGCATGAAAATGCTGCCTCTTTCTGTTTGGAAGATTTGGCACTAAGGAGAGAATCTTTTCATCAACGCTAGCGCCTCTACTCCCGGGGATTTATATACTTTGAATTACCCAGGGTCTATCCACTGCACTTTTCTCTTTATTGACTTTGAGTTTTAACACTCCTTCAATAAATCGAGTAATATATTCTCATACAGGTAGCCTTCTTTACGAAGTTGTCTGCTGCATTTACACTGACTGCTTCGGATAGGCTTCCTTCAGATTCCACCTCGCGATGGACACCATTGTCTTAGGCTAACGGTTGGCACTATCAACCTCCGTATTGAACTTTCACCAACAAGAATGCGCCCATGCTGGGCGCACAACAAAAAGAGCGAACCATTACTGATTCGCCCTTACGTTTTTCTTTAATTATATACTATTTACTTTCTAGCTTTCGGCTGGATCTCCAGGACATCTTCTTCCAGCATTTCCAGTTCCTGAGCGCCCATAGTGGGATCAGCCAGCAATTCTTCGTTATCATAGTTGCCGGCAAGTTCTTCTTCTGCCAT from Candidatus Margulisiibacteriota bacterium harbors:
- the rpsB gene encoding 30S ribosomal protein S2, yielding MAVTTMRQLLEAGVHFGHQAKRWNPKMKRYIFTERNDIHVIDLQKTMKHINDAFVVVRDAVAAGGKVLFVGTKKQAQDAIREEAGRCNMYYVNQRWLGGMLTNFNTIRKSIGKLRSIEAMIADGSINNRPRKEVAHLTKVTTKLQTNLGGIKEMTRLPAVVFIVDTKKEQIAVDEANRLNIPIVGVVDTNCDPDEITHPIPANDDAIRAVKLLASIIADAVLEGKKVLVSAGQSDEALLSQMEAKAQKESAGAIDSKVESEIKSVEIEG
- the tsf gene encoding elongation factor Ts (EF-Ts; functions during elongation stage of protein translation; forms a dimer; associates with EF-Tu-GDP complex and promotes exchange of GDP to GTP resulting in regeneration of the active form of EF-Tu) → MVITSSDVKELRDKTGAGMMDCKQALSEANGDMEKAGEILRTKGLAAASKRSGREVKNGVIESYIHMNGSIGVLVQLNCETDFVARNDNFRALAKDIAMHVAAANPLYLSIDDVPPEVVEKEKEILRTQVITEGKPEAMADKIVEGKIKKYFSDVCLLEQPFVKDQDKTVSELIKQSIGIIGENITLSRFARFSME